In a genomic window of Rhinoderma darwinii isolate aRhiDar2 chromosome 10, aRhiDar2.hap1, whole genome shotgun sequence:
- the LOC142662577 gene encoding olfactory receptor 10A3-like: protein MGRGNHTMITEFILVGFSAVPEVQSFLFAVFLCIYSLSLFAHMFLIVLCRCSANLHTPMYFFLANFSFLETCYISTVTPKMLINLISDDKTITFYRCALQMYCFLLMGCTECNVLAAMAYDRYNAICHPLLYNIIMRKDAGLKLIFASWIIGLMVATIQTFLTFSLPFCGPNKINHFYCDVPPIMALACTNTQSNEIATFIIVLCVIVGAFLLTIISYTQIIWTIIKHHSAAGIKKAFSTCTSHLIVVTIFFGSGSAMYLRPKSSYGTDVDKYISLMYTIIAPLLNPFIYPLRNNDVKYAVKKIMRNMKIVR from the exons ATGGGTAGAGGAAATCATACAATGATAACAGAATTTATTCTTGTAGGATTTTCTGCCGTTCCAGAAGTGCAGTCTTTTTTATTTGCTGTATTTCTTTGTATCTATTCTTTGTCTTTATTTGCTCATATGTTTTTAATTGTACTTTGTCGATGCAGTGCAAACCTTCATACCCCCATGTACTTTTTTCTAGCCAACTTTTCGTTTTTGGAAACATGTTACATCTCAACGGTTACACCAAAAATGTTGATAAATCTCATATCAGATGATAAAACTATCACTTTCTATAGATGTGCCTTACAAATGTACTGTTTTCTGTTAATGGGCTGTACAGAGTGCAATGTGCTGGCAGCCATGGCTTATGACCGATATAACGCCATATGTCATCCATTATTATATAACATCATCATGCGTAAAGACGCTGGGCTGAAGCTCATCTTTGCCTCATGGATCATTGGTTTGATGGTTGCCACAATACAGACTTTCCTTACCTTTTCCTTACCCTTTTGCGGACCCAATAAAATCAACCATTTCTACTGTGACGTTCCGCCTATAATGGCCTTGGCATGTACTAACACACAATCTAATGAAATTGCTACTTTTATAATTGTCCTATGTGTTATTGTAGGGGCTTTCCTATTAACAATTATTTCATACACACAGATCATTTGGACAATTATTAAGCACCATTCCGCAGCAGGGATAAAGAAAGCTTTCTCCACCTGCACCTCTCACCTAATAGTGGTGACTATATTCTTTGGATCCGGTAGTGCAATGTATCTGAGGCCCAAGTCAAGTTATGGTACAGATGTGGACAAGTATATATCGCTCATGTATACTATTATTGCACCATTGTTAAAtccctttattta tcctttaagaaataaCGACGTGAAATATGCAGTTAAAAAAATTATGCGTAACATGAAAATAGTACGGTAA
- the LOC142662280 gene encoding olfactory receptor 5G25-like — MPKTVLDHQRIHQWVKTRRCQCPQTSSKIDMTNFTGVTEFTLEVFTEMLHFQLLTFIVFLCIYTTTVLGNACIILVYILSASLQTPMYFYLANFSFLDICYISATVPKMLSNFLSDKKTISFYGCAVQLYSFGVFGGTECYMLATMAYDRYNAICHPLLYSIIMSRTTCIELLGGSWLIGIVNSFIHTFLTFTLPFCGCNHINHLFCDIPPILKLACTDTWMNQLVVFVFSGCMVVVSFTLTIISYTYIISTILGIRSATGKKKAFSTCSSHLIVVSLFYGSCMFTYLKSNSRFGKYQDKLAAIMYTMIAPLLNPFIYTLRNNDVKAAVLNLYERRAPKNP, encoded by the exons ATGCCTAAAACTGTCCTGGACCACCAGAGGATCCACCAGTGGGTCAAGACTCGAAG ATGTCAATGTCCACAGACAAGCAGTAAAATAGACATGACGAATTTTACCGGAGTGACGGAATTCACTCTCGAGGTTTTTACAGAAATGCTACATTTTCAGCTATTAACTTTCATCGTCTTTCTATGTATTTATACCACTACTGTTCTCGGAAACGCATGTATAATACTTGTGTATATTTTAAGCGCTAGCCTTCAAACTCCTATGTACTTTTACCTTGCTAATTTTTCCTTTCTCGACATATGTTACATTTCTGCTACTGTTCCCAAAATGTTATCGAATTTCTTATCGGATAAAAAGACCATTTCCTTCTATGGCTGTGCCGTACAGTTGTACAGTTTTGGAGTCTTTGGTGGCACGGAGTGCTATATGTTGGCAACAATGGCCTATGATCGGTATAATGCTATATGTCATCCACTGTTATATTCTATCATTATGAGTAGGACGACATGCATTGAGCTTCTAGGTGGATCCTGGCTTATCGGAATAGtcaactcattcatacacactttTCTGACTTTTACGTTGCCCTTTTGCGGCTGTAACCATATAAATCACCTATTCTGTGATATCCCGCCTATACTAAAGCTCGCCTGTACAGACACATGGATGAATCAGCTTGTGGTTTTTGTTTTTAGTGGCTGTATGGTGGTTGTCTCATTTACATTAACTATAATCTCTTACACGTATATCATCTCTACAATTCTAGGCATCCGTTCGGCTACCGGTAAAAAGAAAGCATTTTCAACATGTTCTTCACATTTAATAGTAGTTAGTTTATTCTATGGATCTTGTATGTTCACGTACCTGAAGTCCAACTCTAGATTTGGTAAATATCAAGACAAGCTCGCTGCTATCATGTATACGATGATCGCGCCCTTGCTTAATccttttatatatactttaagGAATAATGATGTGAAGGCAGCTGTCCTAAACCTATATGAAAGAAGGGCACCTAAAAATCCCTGA